In one Achromobacter spanius genomic region, the following are encoded:
- a CDS encoding class I SAM-dependent DNA methyltransferase, producing MAVVGVDHFETLYRQHADPWRVGSAWYERRKRALLLAALGREHYRHAFEPGCGNGDLSLPLAARCRRVCAVDVAGTALSRCRARLANHGIGHVDTLTLALPYDWPPVPHGGFDLIIVSELAYYLDDAALAQFLQGVDRCLANDGELVACHFRPDFDDRLQATDALHDALGSLHGLVSIFKHQESAFALDGWRRQHQG from the coding sequence GTGGCAGTTGTAGGCGTGGACCACTTCGAAACGCTGTACCGCCAGCACGCCGACCCCTGGCGCGTGGGCAGCGCCTGGTACGAAAGACGCAAGCGCGCGCTGCTGTTGGCGGCGCTGGGTAGGGAACATTACCGCCACGCCTTCGAACCGGGCTGCGGCAACGGTGATCTGAGCCTGCCCTTGGCCGCCCGCTGCCGGCGTGTCTGCGCGGTGGATGTCGCTGGCACCGCGCTCAGCCGCTGTCGCGCGCGGCTGGCAAACCACGGCATCGGCCACGTCGACACACTGACGCTCGCGCTGCCGTACGACTGGCCGCCCGTGCCCCATGGCGGGTTTGACCTGATCATCGTGTCGGAACTGGCGTATTACCTGGACGACGCCGCATTGGCCCAGTTCCTGCAAGGCGTGGACCGCTGCCTGGCCAACGATGGCGAACTGGTGGCCTGCCACTTCCGGCCGGACTTCGACGACCGCCTGCAAGCCACCGATGCCTTGCATGACGCGCTAGGGTCCCTGCATGGACTCGTATCGATTTTCAAGCACCAGGAAAGCGCCTTTGCGCTGGATGGGTGGCGTAGACAACATCAAGGGTGA